CCCTCGCCCCCCCTGTGTTTCTGGAATAGAAGAATGACTTGTCTGAGATGTTATAGGAAATAGACTATTGTTTGCCTAAACATAACActaatagataaaaaaaattaggagtTAGCTTACGTTATAGGTTTGTTGGAGCTTGCTCTTCTCTTGCACCTTAAACTGAGGTCGGCCTATAGTTCTGTTAATTTCTCTGTAGGAAAAGTGACGTTTATAAGCATTCAGAGACTGTTTATATCCATCattaattttctaaaattgcAAGTATGATGTATGAAGATAATTACTCGACTATTTGGCAAACTGCATGGTAGAAATCTGCGTAGTTCCAATCCTTGGTGTTGCTGAAGTATTTGTCGTAGTGATTGAGGATCACGGGTTCGAtttccttctccttctcttcACTTCCTGCACATCAGGAATTATACTGGTGCTATACGAGAAATTTGAATTCCCGGTGCTATTCGATTACCTGATTTGTTGAGGGACTGCCCCATTTTCTGGCAAGAATTGGTTTTTATCGTCGGCTTTAGGGAGAGATGAAAAGTGGAAGGGTTTGTTTTAAGATTTTTGGGGGTCTAGTTGATGAGGTTAGTATGAATAAAGAGTGAGAAATAAGAAGTTTTTACACCACTACAAGCAAAGTATCTCTCTCTTTGGAGTTTATGTTTTGATGGCTAACGAAAGGAATAATTATTAGATTGCAGTTGAAGTATTGTTCAATTTTACAACCACGtaaaacattttttattaatcTTGTTCCAAAGTTCAAACTTCCAATTACACATAGAAATGCTAATTCGCATATTGACAATATATGTCAATTGGTATTTTATGTAATCTGCGTTACATTGATTGTCTGAGTGTGTAATTTGAACTTTAGAATTATCAAAAATACATAGAAAtgcctatttttatgggatggactaaaatgataaaaataggcATTTCTACATATTTTGGTAATTTTATGGAACCCTAATAGACTATTTTTTGTATCATTTTACTCTAAACTGGGTTCAAATTGCAATAGTGTCCTTTTctcaatataaaaataattttttgacaTAAAACGCTAAATGTGACAATACTATTTGATGGAAAAAATTCCCCTCACATGCTTAAATCTAATTCTCAATTTGATTTGATctgaattgtgattttttatgcagcTATGACAAAAAATGGTGTTGCAGCTGTGCTAAAATGTCGTTATTATGAATGAATATAGCGTGTTGCCATGAAATGATACGAgaactaaactaaaaaaatacaattgTCATAAAAGTAAAGTTGCAGGAACCATATAATGCA
This portion of the Salvia splendens isolate huo1 chromosome 10, SspV2, whole genome shotgun sequence genome encodes:
- the LOC121752205 gene encoding uncharacterized protein LOC121752205 isoform X2; amino-acid sequence: MGQSLNKSEKEKEIEPVILNHYDKYFSNTKDWNYADFYHAVCQIVEEINRTIGRPQFKVQEKSKLQQTYNKHRGGEGTPLKKEQFQKILKEVILDTGVTNIGGAKDMFFYLYGVPAAALFLKQRLAPKLIPNEVLIPVVTSATVFLLAKLNKL
- the LOC121752205 gene encoding uncharacterized protein LOC121752205 isoform X1 — encoded protein: MGQSLNKSGSEEKEKEIEPVILNHYDKYFSNTKDWNYADFYHAVCQIVEEINRTIGRPQFKVQEKSKLQQTYNKHRGGEGTPLKKEQFQKILKEVILDTGVTNIGGAKDMFFYLYGVPAAALFLKQRLAPKLIPNEVLIPVVTSATVFLLAKLNKL